One Ricinus communis isolate WT05 ecotype wild-type chromosome 2, ASM1957865v1, whole genome shotgun sequence DNA segment encodes these proteins:
- the LOC8262703 gene encoding probable LRR receptor-like serine/threonine-protein kinase At3g47570 isoform X1, giving the protein METKWWLLFWFLFWSFNPACCSQNETDRLALISFKESILRDPFGVLNSWNDSVHFCDWYGVTCSREHPDRVIALNLRSQALVGSLSSHIGNLSLLRYINFRNNSLHHHIPQEIGHLRHLRCIILSSNSLQGPIPISLSNASKLEEIASSNNHLTGLIPRDLGKLLHLRVVEFHFNQLEDDLSFIDSLTNCSMLSIIGLRSNFLRGSIPMSIANLSKQMQVMDLAQNELHGTIPMAVENLSNLRHFLLEMNHLTGPILINFDKFQRLEVLSLFQNKIAGTIPSSLGNLSMLSSLYMHFNNLNGSIPPSLGSCKNLIELDLSHNSLTGSIPKQVIGLSSLSVSLSLAGNALSGHIPSEVGLLHNLAKLDLSNNRLSGMIPNSICKCSSLEQLYLQGNSFEGQIPQDLNALQGLQQLDISQNNFSGLIPESLADLNRLYYLNLSFNQLHGEVPEHGVFLSGSAVSLSRNNGLCGGIAEMKIHSCLSPNFNKNNISLAMKVTIPLVAVVVFVVFFLTCWYKKRNMKNIFVPSVDRQYRRISYEQLLESTNGFSKANIIGIGGFGSVYKGTLQQVGMEVAIKVLNMERRGAYKSFIAECQTLGSIRHRNILKLVSICSIESEGKYFKALIYEFMANGSLERWLHTSGREKDRKQRESGNLNLRQRLKIAVDIAHAIDYLHNGSPSTIIHGDLKPSNILLDEEMTAHVGDFGLAVIGSSIPIETQPHGVRGTVGYIAPEYGTSGSVSREGDVYSYGVLLLEMLTGKKPTDESFKDDLDLHTYVKRSFHNRVMNIVDARILAEDCIIPALRKDWIISALEIGVVCSMKHPRDRMEIRDVIKIFPNVNVLTVPV; this is encoded by the exons ATGGAAACTAAGTGGTGGCTCTTGTTCTGGTTCTTATTCTGGTCCTTCAACCCAGCCTGTTGCTCGCAAAATGAGACTGATCGACTTGCTTTGATATCTTTCAAAGAATCAATCCTACGAGATCCATTTGGCGTCTTGAATTCCTGGAATGATTCTGTGCACTTCTGTGATTGGTATGGCGTTACATGTAGTCGAGAGCATCCTGACAGGGTCATAGCCTTAAACCTAAGATCACAAGCCTTGGTAGGCTCACTCTCTTCTCATATAGGAAATCTATCCCTTCTCAGGTACATCAATTTCAGAAACAATAGCCTCCATCACCATATTCCACAAGAAATTGGTCATTTGCGCCACTTACGATGTATTATTTTGAGCAGCAATTCACTACAAG GTCCTATCCCAATCTCATTGTCGAACGCTTCCAAGCTTGAAGAAATAGCTTCTTCCAACAACCATCTTACGGGATTGATTCCAAGAGATCTTGGAAAGCTACTACATCTTCGAGTTGTAGAATTTCACTTTAATCAGCTTGAAGATGACTTGAGTTTCATTGATTCTCTAACGAATTGCTCCATGTTAAGCATTATTGGTTTACGTTCTAATTTTCTCAGGGGGTCTATTCCTATGTCCATAGCCAATCTGTCAAAACAAATGCAGGTTATGGATCTGGCACAAAATGAATTGCATGGTACAATTCCCATGGCTGTTGAAAACCTTTCTAATTTGCGACATTTTCTATTGGAAATGAATCACCTCACGGGTCctattcttattaattttgacaaatttcaAAGGTTAGAAGTTTTGTCTTTGTTCCAGAACAAAATCGCAGGAACTATACCATCTTCACTTGGTAATTTATCTATGTTGAGTTCACTCTACATGCACTTCAACAATCTAAATGGAAGCATACCTCCAAGTCTTGGCAGTTGCAAGAACTTGATTGAGTTAGATCTCTCTCATAATAGTCTCACTGGTTCAATACCCAAACAGGTTATTGGCCTTTCCTCACTTTCAGTTTCCCTCAGTTTAGCTGGTAATGCACTCTCTGGTCATATTCCATCAGAAGTTGGTTTGCTGCATAATCTAGCAAAATTGGATTTATCTAATAATAGATTATCTGGTATGATTCCAAACTCTATTTGCAAGTGTTCAAGTTTAGAACAACTGTACCTTCAAGGTAATTCATTTGAAGGACAGATACCTCAAGATTTAAATGCTTTACAAGGTTTACAACAGCTGGATATTTCGCAAAACAATTTTTCAGGGCTGATCCCAGAATCATTAGCTGATCTTAACCGCTTGTATTACTTGAATTTGTCTTTTAATCAGCTTCATGGGGAGGTTCCAGAACATGGAGTCTTTCTAAGTGGAAGTGCTGTTTCATTGTCAAGAAATAATGGTCTCTGTGGAGGCATTGCAGAAATGAAGATTCACTCCTGCCTCTCACCAaacttcaataaaaataacatctcCTTGGCAATGAAAGTCACGATTCCACTGGTGGCTGTGGTAGTATTTGTggtttttttcttaacttgttggtataagaaaagaaatatgaagaACATTTTTGTCCCATCAGTTGATCGCCAATATCGAAGAATATCCTATGAGCAACTCCTTGAATCCACTAATGGATTCTCTAAGGCCAACATAATTGGTATTGGTGGTTTTGGCTCTGTTTATAAAGGAACTCTTCAGCAAGTAGGGATGGAAGTTgcaataaaagtattaaacaTGGAACGGAGAGGAGCTTATAAAAGTTTCATTGCAGAATGCCAAACTCTTGGAAGCATTAGGCACCGCAATATCCTGAAGCTAGTGAGTATCTGCTCAATAGAATCTGAAGGCAAGTATTTCAAAGCTCTTATATATGAATTCATGGCCAATGGAAGCTTGGAGAGATGGTTGCATACTAGTGGCAGAGAGAAGGATAGAAAACAAAGAGAATCAGGAAATCTGAACCTCCGACAAAGACTTAAAATTGCTGTTGATATTGCTCATGCAATTGACTATCTTCATAATGGCAGCCCATCAACAATTATACATGGAGATCTAAAGCCTAGTAATATTCTTTTGGATGAGGAGATGACTGCTCATGTTGGGGATTTTGGTCTTGCCGTGATTGGCTCTTCAATTCCCATTGAGACTCAACCACATGGAGTTAGAGGTACTGTTGGCTATATTGCTCCAG AGTATGGCACGAGTGGCTCAGTTTCAAGAGAGGGAGATGTATATAGCTATGGGGTTTTGTTACTAGAGATGTTGACAGGAAAGAAACCAACTGATGAGTCTTTTAAAGACGATCTGGACCTTCATACTTATGTTAAAAGATCTTTTCATAACAGAGTGATGAATATTGTGGATGCCAGGATTCTAGCCGAGGACTGCATTATACCTGCTCTAAGAAAGGACTGGATTATATCTGCTCTAGAAATTGGAGTTGTATGTTCAATGAAGCATCCGAGAGATAGAATGGAGATAAGAGATGTGATAAAAATATTCCCAAACGTCAATGTATTAACAGTTCCAGTATAA
- the LOC8262703 gene encoding probable LRR receptor-like serine/threonine-protein kinase At3g47570 isoform X2, whose protein sequence is METKWWLLFWFLFWSFNPACCSQNETDRLALISFKESILRDPFGVLNSWNDSVHFCDWYINFRNNSLHHHIPQEIGHLRHLRCIILSSNSLQGPIPISLSNASKLEEIASSNNHLTGLIPRDLGKLLHLRVVEFHFNQLEDDLSFIDSLTNCSMLSIIGLRSNFLRGSIPMSIANLSKQMQVMDLAQNELHGTIPMAVENLSNLRHFLLEMNHLTGPILINFDKFQRLEVLSLFQNKIAGTIPSSLGNLSMLSSLYMHFNNLNGSIPPSLGSCKNLIELDLSHNSLTGSIPKQVIGLSSLSVSLSLAGNALSGHIPSEVGLLHNLAKLDLSNNRLSGMIPNSICKCSSLEQLYLQGNSFEGQIPQDLNALQGLQQLDISQNNFSGLIPESLADLNRLYYLNLSFNQLHGEVPEHGVFLSGSAVSLSRNNGLCGGIAEMKIHSCLSPNFNKNNISLAMKVTIPLVAVVVFVVFFLTCWYKKRNMKNIFVPSVDRQYRRISYEQLLESTNGFSKANIIGIGGFGSVYKGTLQQVGMEVAIKVLNMERRGAYKSFIAECQTLGSIRHRNILKLVSICSIESEGKYFKALIYEFMANGSLERWLHTSGREKDRKQRESGNLNLRQRLKIAVDIAHAIDYLHNGSPSTIIHGDLKPSNILLDEEMTAHVGDFGLAVIGSSIPIETQPHGVRGTVGYIAPEYGTSGSVSREGDVYSYGVLLLEMLTGKKPTDESFKDDLDLHTYVKRSFHNRVMNIVDARILAEDCIIPALRKDWIISALEIGVVCSMKHPRDRMEIRDVIKIFPNVNVLTVPV, encoded by the exons ATGGAAACTAAGTGGTGGCTCTTGTTCTGGTTCTTATTCTGGTCCTTCAACCCAGCCTGTTGCTCGCAAAATGAGACTGATCGACTTGCTTTGATATCTTTCAAAGAATCAATCCTACGAGATCCATTTGGCGTCTTGAATTCCTGGAATGATTCTGTGCACTTCTGTGATTG GTACATCAATTTCAGAAACAATAGCCTCCATCACCATATTCCACAAGAAATTGGTCATTTGCGCCACTTACGATGTATTATTTTGAGCAGCAATTCACTACAAG GTCCTATCCCAATCTCATTGTCGAACGCTTCCAAGCTTGAAGAAATAGCTTCTTCCAACAACCATCTTACGGGATTGATTCCAAGAGATCTTGGAAAGCTACTACATCTTCGAGTTGTAGAATTTCACTTTAATCAGCTTGAAGATGACTTGAGTTTCATTGATTCTCTAACGAATTGCTCCATGTTAAGCATTATTGGTTTACGTTCTAATTTTCTCAGGGGGTCTATTCCTATGTCCATAGCCAATCTGTCAAAACAAATGCAGGTTATGGATCTGGCACAAAATGAATTGCATGGTACAATTCCCATGGCTGTTGAAAACCTTTCTAATTTGCGACATTTTCTATTGGAAATGAATCACCTCACGGGTCctattcttattaattttgacaaatttcaAAGGTTAGAAGTTTTGTCTTTGTTCCAGAACAAAATCGCAGGAACTATACCATCTTCACTTGGTAATTTATCTATGTTGAGTTCACTCTACATGCACTTCAACAATCTAAATGGAAGCATACCTCCAAGTCTTGGCAGTTGCAAGAACTTGATTGAGTTAGATCTCTCTCATAATAGTCTCACTGGTTCAATACCCAAACAGGTTATTGGCCTTTCCTCACTTTCAGTTTCCCTCAGTTTAGCTGGTAATGCACTCTCTGGTCATATTCCATCAGAAGTTGGTTTGCTGCATAATCTAGCAAAATTGGATTTATCTAATAATAGATTATCTGGTATGATTCCAAACTCTATTTGCAAGTGTTCAAGTTTAGAACAACTGTACCTTCAAGGTAATTCATTTGAAGGACAGATACCTCAAGATTTAAATGCTTTACAAGGTTTACAACAGCTGGATATTTCGCAAAACAATTTTTCAGGGCTGATCCCAGAATCATTAGCTGATCTTAACCGCTTGTATTACTTGAATTTGTCTTTTAATCAGCTTCATGGGGAGGTTCCAGAACATGGAGTCTTTCTAAGTGGAAGTGCTGTTTCATTGTCAAGAAATAATGGTCTCTGTGGAGGCATTGCAGAAATGAAGATTCACTCCTGCCTCTCACCAaacttcaataaaaataacatctcCTTGGCAATGAAAGTCACGATTCCACTGGTGGCTGTGGTAGTATTTGTggtttttttcttaacttgttggtataagaaaagaaatatgaagaACATTTTTGTCCCATCAGTTGATCGCCAATATCGAAGAATATCCTATGAGCAACTCCTTGAATCCACTAATGGATTCTCTAAGGCCAACATAATTGGTATTGGTGGTTTTGGCTCTGTTTATAAAGGAACTCTTCAGCAAGTAGGGATGGAAGTTgcaataaaagtattaaacaTGGAACGGAGAGGAGCTTATAAAAGTTTCATTGCAGAATGCCAAACTCTTGGAAGCATTAGGCACCGCAATATCCTGAAGCTAGTGAGTATCTGCTCAATAGAATCTGAAGGCAAGTATTTCAAAGCTCTTATATATGAATTCATGGCCAATGGAAGCTTGGAGAGATGGTTGCATACTAGTGGCAGAGAGAAGGATAGAAAACAAAGAGAATCAGGAAATCTGAACCTCCGACAAAGACTTAAAATTGCTGTTGATATTGCTCATGCAATTGACTATCTTCATAATGGCAGCCCATCAACAATTATACATGGAGATCTAAAGCCTAGTAATATTCTTTTGGATGAGGAGATGACTGCTCATGTTGGGGATTTTGGTCTTGCCGTGATTGGCTCTTCAATTCCCATTGAGACTCAACCACATGGAGTTAGAGGTACTGTTGGCTATATTGCTCCAG AGTATGGCACGAGTGGCTCAGTTTCAAGAGAGGGAGATGTATATAGCTATGGGGTTTTGTTACTAGAGATGTTGACAGGAAAGAAACCAACTGATGAGTCTTTTAAAGACGATCTGGACCTTCATACTTATGTTAAAAGATCTTTTCATAACAGAGTGATGAATATTGTGGATGCCAGGATTCTAGCCGAGGACTGCATTATACCTGCTCTAAGAAAGGACTGGATTATATCTGCTCTAGAAATTGGAGTTGTATGTTCAATGAAGCATCCGAGAGATAGAATGGAGATAAGAGATGTGATAAAAATATTCCCAAACGTCAATGTATTAACAGTTCCAGTATAA
- the LOC8262703 gene encoding probable LRR receptor-like serine/threonine-protein kinase At3g47570 isoform X4: MEFNRQQGPIPISLSNASKLEEIASSNNHLTGLIPRDLGKLLHLRVVEFHFNQLEDDLSFIDSLTNCSMLSIIGLRSNFLRGSIPMSIANLSKQMQVMDLAQNELHGTIPMAVENLSNLRHFLLEMNHLTGPILINFDKFQRLEVLSLFQNKIAGTIPSSLGNLSMLSSLYMHFNNLNGSIPPSLGSCKNLIELDLSHNSLTGSIPKQVIGLSSLSVSLSLAGNALSGHIPSEVGLLHNLAKLDLSNNRLSGMIPNSICKCSSLEQLYLQGNSFEGQIPQDLNALQGLQQLDISQNNFSGLIPESLADLNRLYYLNLSFNQLHGEVPEHGVFLSGSAVSLSRNNGLCGGIAEMKIHSCLSPNFNKNNISLAMKVTIPLVAVVVFVVFFLTCWYKKRNMKNIFVPSVDRQYRRISYEQLLESTNGFSKANIIGIGGFGSVYKGTLQQVGMEVAIKVLNMERRGAYKSFIAECQTLGSIRHRNILKLVSICSIESEGKYFKALIYEFMANGSLERWLHTSGREKDRKQRESGNLNLRQRLKIAVDIAHAIDYLHNGSPSTIIHGDLKPSNILLDEEMTAHVGDFGLAVIGSSIPIETQPHGVRGTVGYIAPEYGTSGSVSREGDVYSYGVLLLEMLTGKKPTDESFKDDLDLHTYVKRSFHNRVMNIVDARILAEDCIIPALRKDWIISALEIGVVCSMKHPRDRMEIRDVIKIFPNVNVLTVPV; this comes from the exons ATGGAATTTAACCGCCAGCAGG GTCCTATCCCAATCTCATTGTCGAACGCTTCCAAGCTTGAAGAAATAGCTTCTTCCAACAACCATCTTACGGGATTGATTCCAAGAGATCTTGGAAAGCTACTACATCTTCGAGTTGTAGAATTTCACTTTAATCAGCTTGAAGATGACTTGAGTTTCATTGATTCTCTAACGAATTGCTCCATGTTAAGCATTATTGGTTTACGTTCTAATTTTCTCAGGGGGTCTATTCCTATGTCCATAGCCAATCTGTCAAAACAAATGCAGGTTATGGATCTGGCACAAAATGAATTGCATGGTACAATTCCCATGGCTGTTGAAAACCTTTCTAATTTGCGACATTTTCTATTGGAAATGAATCACCTCACGGGTCctattcttattaattttgacaaatttcaAAGGTTAGAAGTTTTGTCTTTGTTCCAGAACAAAATCGCAGGAACTATACCATCTTCACTTGGTAATTTATCTATGTTGAGTTCACTCTACATGCACTTCAACAATCTAAATGGAAGCATACCTCCAAGTCTTGGCAGTTGCAAGAACTTGATTGAGTTAGATCTCTCTCATAATAGTCTCACTGGTTCAATACCCAAACAGGTTATTGGCCTTTCCTCACTTTCAGTTTCCCTCAGTTTAGCTGGTAATGCACTCTCTGGTCATATTCCATCAGAAGTTGGTTTGCTGCATAATCTAGCAAAATTGGATTTATCTAATAATAGATTATCTGGTATGATTCCAAACTCTATTTGCAAGTGTTCAAGTTTAGAACAACTGTACCTTCAAGGTAATTCATTTGAAGGACAGATACCTCAAGATTTAAATGCTTTACAAGGTTTACAACAGCTGGATATTTCGCAAAACAATTTTTCAGGGCTGATCCCAGAATCATTAGCTGATCTTAACCGCTTGTATTACTTGAATTTGTCTTTTAATCAGCTTCATGGGGAGGTTCCAGAACATGGAGTCTTTCTAAGTGGAAGTGCTGTTTCATTGTCAAGAAATAATGGTCTCTGTGGAGGCATTGCAGAAATGAAGATTCACTCCTGCCTCTCACCAaacttcaataaaaataacatctcCTTGGCAATGAAAGTCACGATTCCACTGGTGGCTGTGGTAGTATTTGTggtttttttcttaacttgttggtataagaaaagaaatatgaagaACATTTTTGTCCCATCAGTTGATCGCCAATATCGAAGAATATCCTATGAGCAACTCCTTGAATCCACTAATGGATTCTCTAAGGCCAACATAATTGGTATTGGTGGTTTTGGCTCTGTTTATAAAGGAACTCTTCAGCAAGTAGGGATGGAAGTTgcaataaaagtattaaacaTGGAACGGAGAGGAGCTTATAAAAGTTTCATTGCAGAATGCCAAACTCTTGGAAGCATTAGGCACCGCAATATCCTGAAGCTAGTGAGTATCTGCTCAATAGAATCTGAAGGCAAGTATTTCAAAGCTCTTATATATGAATTCATGGCCAATGGAAGCTTGGAGAGATGGTTGCATACTAGTGGCAGAGAGAAGGATAGAAAACAAAGAGAATCAGGAAATCTGAACCTCCGACAAAGACTTAAAATTGCTGTTGATATTGCTCATGCAATTGACTATCTTCATAATGGCAGCCCATCAACAATTATACATGGAGATCTAAAGCCTAGTAATATTCTTTTGGATGAGGAGATGACTGCTCATGTTGGGGATTTTGGTCTTGCCGTGATTGGCTCTTCAATTCCCATTGAGACTCAACCACATGGAGTTAGAGGTACTGTTGGCTATATTGCTCCAG AGTATGGCACGAGTGGCTCAGTTTCAAGAGAGGGAGATGTATATAGCTATGGGGTTTTGTTACTAGAGATGTTGACAGGAAAGAAACCAACTGATGAGTCTTTTAAAGACGATCTGGACCTTCATACTTATGTTAAAAGATCTTTTCATAACAGAGTGATGAATATTGTGGATGCCAGGATTCTAGCCGAGGACTGCATTATACCTGCTCTAAGAAAGGACTGGATTATATCTGCTCTAGAAATTGGAGTTGTATGTTCAATGAAGCATCCGAGAGATAGAATGGAGATAAGAGATGTGATAAAAATATTCCCAAACGTCAATGTATTAACAGTTCCAGTATAA
- the LOC8262703 gene encoding probable LRR receptor-like serine/threonine-protein kinase At3g47570 isoform X3, with protein sequence MMVEEGAVTGEATSDGSPKITGPIPISLSNASKLEEIASSNNHLTGLIPRDLGKLLHLRVVEFHFNQLEDDLSFIDSLTNCSMLSIIGLRSNFLRGSIPMSIANLSKQMQVMDLAQNELHGTIPMAVENLSNLRHFLLEMNHLTGPILINFDKFQRLEVLSLFQNKIAGTIPSSLGNLSMLSSLYMHFNNLNGSIPPSLGSCKNLIELDLSHNSLTGSIPKQVIGLSSLSVSLSLAGNALSGHIPSEVGLLHNLAKLDLSNNRLSGMIPNSICKCSSLEQLYLQGNSFEGQIPQDLNALQGLQQLDISQNNFSGLIPESLADLNRLYYLNLSFNQLHGEVPEHGVFLSGSAVSLSRNNGLCGGIAEMKIHSCLSPNFNKNNISLAMKVTIPLVAVVVFVVFFLTCWYKKRNMKNIFVPSVDRQYRRISYEQLLESTNGFSKANIIGIGGFGSVYKGTLQQVGMEVAIKVLNMERRGAYKSFIAECQTLGSIRHRNILKLVSICSIESEGKYFKALIYEFMANGSLERWLHTSGREKDRKQRESGNLNLRQRLKIAVDIAHAIDYLHNGSPSTIIHGDLKPSNILLDEEMTAHVGDFGLAVIGSSIPIETQPHGVRGTVGYIAPEYGTSGSVSREGDVYSYGVLLLEMLTGKKPTDESFKDDLDLHTYVKRSFHNRVMNIVDARILAEDCIIPALRKDWIISALEIGVVCSMKHPRDRMEIRDVIKIFPNVNVLTVPV encoded by the exons ATGATGGTCGAAGAAGGAGCAGTCACTGGTGAAGCCACCAGCGATGGAAGTCCGAAAATCACAG GTCCTATCCCAATCTCATTGTCGAACGCTTCCAAGCTTGAAGAAATAGCTTCTTCCAACAACCATCTTACGGGATTGATTCCAAGAGATCTTGGAAAGCTACTACATCTTCGAGTTGTAGAATTTCACTTTAATCAGCTTGAAGATGACTTGAGTTTCATTGATTCTCTAACGAATTGCTCCATGTTAAGCATTATTGGTTTACGTTCTAATTTTCTCAGGGGGTCTATTCCTATGTCCATAGCCAATCTGTCAAAACAAATGCAGGTTATGGATCTGGCACAAAATGAATTGCATGGTACAATTCCCATGGCTGTTGAAAACCTTTCTAATTTGCGACATTTTCTATTGGAAATGAATCACCTCACGGGTCctattcttattaattttgacaaatttcaAAGGTTAGAAGTTTTGTCTTTGTTCCAGAACAAAATCGCAGGAACTATACCATCTTCACTTGGTAATTTATCTATGTTGAGTTCACTCTACATGCACTTCAACAATCTAAATGGAAGCATACCTCCAAGTCTTGGCAGTTGCAAGAACTTGATTGAGTTAGATCTCTCTCATAATAGTCTCACTGGTTCAATACCCAAACAGGTTATTGGCCTTTCCTCACTTTCAGTTTCCCTCAGTTTAGCTGGTAATGCACTCTCTGGTCATATTCCATCAGAAGTTGGTTTGCTGCATAATCTAGCAAAATTGGATTTATCTAATAATAGATTATCTGGTATGATTCCAAACTCTATTTGCAAGTGTTCAAGTTTAGAACAACTGTACCTTCAAGGTAATTCATTTGAAGGACAGATACCTCAAGATTTAAATGCTTTACAAGGTTTACAACAGCTGGATATTTCGCAAAACAATTTTTCAGGGCTGATCCCAGAATCATTAGCTGATCTTAACCGCTTGTATTACTTGAATTTGTCTTTTAATCAGCTTCATGGGGAGGTTCCAGAACATGGAGTCTTTCTAAGTGGAAGTGCTGTTTCATTGTCAAGAAATAATGGTCTCTGTGGAGGCATTGCAGAAATGAAGATTCACTCCTGCCTCTCACCAaacttcaataaaaataacatctcCTTGGCAATGAAAGTCACGATTCCACTGGTGGCTGTGGTAGTATTTGTggtttttttcttaacttgttggtataagaaaagaaatatgaagaACATTTTTGTCCCATCAGTTGATCGCCAATATCGAAGAATATCCTATGAGCAACTCCTTGAATCCACTAATGGATTCTCTAAGGCCAACATAATTGGTATTGGTGGTTTTGGCTCTGTTTATAAAGGAACTCTTCAGCAAGTAGGGATGGAAGTTgcaataaaagtattaaacaTGGAACGGAGAGGAGCTTATAAAAGTTTCATTGCAGAATGCCAAACTCTTGGAAGCATTAGGCACCGCAATATCCTGAAGCTAGTGAGTATCTGCTCAATAGAATCTGAAGGCAAGTATTTCAAAGCTCTTATATATGAATTCATGGCCAATGGAAGCTTGGAGAGATGGTTGCATACTAGTGGCAGAGAGAAGGATAGAAAACAAAGAGAATCAGGAAATCTGAACCTCCGACAAAGACTTAAAATTGCTGTTGATATTGCTCATGCAATTGACTATCTTCATAATGGCAGCCCATCAACAATTATACATGGAGATCTAAAGCCTAGTAATATTCTTTTGGATGAGGAGATGACTGCTCATGTTGGGGATTTTGGTCTTGCCGTGATTGGCTCTTCAATTCCCATTGAGACTCAACCACATGGAGTTAGAGGTACTGTTGGCTATATTGCTCCAG AGTATGGCACGAGTGGCTCAGTTTCAAGAGAGGGAGATGTATATAGCTATGGGGTTTTGTTACTAGAGATGTTGACAGGAAAGAAACCAACTGATGAGTCTTTTAAAGACGATCTGGACCTTCATACTTATGTTAAAAGATCTTTTCATAACAGAGTGATGAATATTGTGGATGCCAGGATTCTAGCCGAGGACTGCATTATACCTGCTCTAAGAAAGGACTGGATTATATCTGCTCTAGAAATTGGAGTTGTATGTTCAATGAAGCATCCGAGAGATAGAATGGAGATAAGAGATGTGATAAAAATATTCCCAAACGTCAATGTATTAACAGTTCCAGTATAA